One window of the Cryptomeria japonica chromosome 7, Sugi_1.0, whole genome shotgun sequence genome contains the following:
- the LOC131028930 gene encoding uncharacterized protein LOC131028930, producing the protein MKKIVSENFKVWHKKLYEALWADHTSPKRAIGMSPFELVYGAGAQVALPLELVATKLQTVIEDAYFHNYLEKWIMHLMRIDEEREKLVDRITEHQMRVKRIFYKRARLRKFMLGDQVLLWDRRREPKGAHAKFESLWKGPFLINEVKGPNSFKLAYLDDIVLPLIYIGQDLKLYQL; encoded by the coding sequence atgaaaaaaATAGTGAGTGAAAACTTTAAGGTTtggcataaaaaattgtatgaagcCCTTTGGGCTGACCATACATCGCCAAAGAGGGCAATTGGGATGTCTccatttgaactggtttatggtgcaGGCGCTCAGGTAGCACTTCCTTTGGAGCTGGTAGCTACTAAGCTACAAACTGTCATTGAAGACGCTTATTTCCATAATTATTTAGAAAAGTGGATTATGCACTTGATGagaattgatgaagaaagggaAAAACTAGTGGACCGGATAACAGAACACCAGATGAGGGTGAAGAGGATATTTTACAAGCGAGCAAGGCTGCGGAAGTTCATGCTAGGTGATCAGGTACTGCTCTGGGACAGAAGAAGAGAGCCCAAGGGAGCGCACGCCAAGTTTGAATCACTCTGGAAAGGACCATTCTTGATTAATGAGGTAAAAGGACCGAattctttcaaacttgcatatctgGATGATATTGTTCTTCCTCTGATCTATATTGGTcaagatttgaaattatatcaattgtaa